tacatatatatgcatatatatacatatacatatatatacatgtatatacatatacttatatatacatatatacatatatacatatatatacatatatacatatatatacatatacatatatatacatatacatatatatacatatacatacatatacattatatgtatatatatgtatatatatgtgtgtgtatatatatgtatatgtatgtatatatatgtatatgtatatatatgtatatatatgtatatatttgtatatataatatacatatatatacatatatatatatacatatctacatatatatatatatatatacatatatatacatatatacatatatatataaatatatatatatatatatatatatatatatatatatatatatacatacacacacaaacacacacacacgtgtgtgtgtgtgtatatatacatatatatatatatatatatatatatatatatatatatatatacacacacacacggacaaatacacacacatatgtggtagACGGGAAGCGatctctagcaatcttgctgagctGCGTGGAAATCCCGTACTGTCAGTCGAGGGTAACCCCGGTTATTCCTTGTACACGGAGGGTAACTTAGCGGCAAAAATATACAGGCAGCCGCAATTTCATTAATATCAAAAGAGTGTATCACATCCTAAATTATTGAATgattattcttacacacacacacacacacacacacacacacacacacacacacacacacacacacacacacacacacacacacacacacacacacacacacacacacacgttcacacacttgcaccccctccacacacaagAACCCTTACACGCaaaaccatcaacatcaacatcacacaCCCATTCTTGTATTAAAGCTTACCCTCAAGCAGACGTCGCAGCAGTTGCAGTGTTCGCGCTGGGTGCCGTGGATGCAATCGTCTGTGCTCGGACAGGAGACGGCGCTGCAATTCTCGCAGTGGTGAGCCTCGGTCCTGCAAACACCATGCGCAATAGGCATCATTAAGAGAGTGTGCAAAAAAGCCATTCTTTGAAGATGAAACGTGTTCAAAAGCCTGTTTattcaagaagaaagaaagaaagaaagaaaccaaaatgCCCatgagattggaaaaaaaaaaaaaaaaaaaacgaagcgagaaaaaaaggaatcttACACCAAGATCAATATCCTTGTCCTACATTAAGCAAAATTCCCCCCTCCGAAGGACTTCCGCCCCCCGCCCTAGGTCTCACCCGCacaggaaggcgaggaggaagacGCCAGCGAAGAGGACGAGCGAGGCGCGCATGGTGGTGCTGTCTCTACGACGGCTGATGCACGACTGATTCGGCCTCCTCGCCGCCTCATGATATTTATTCCACAGTCGAggtcagatttttttctctctctttgtgttggtCCGTTtcaagaacatatatatgtgtgtgtgtgtgtgtgtgtgtgtgtgtgtgtgtgtgtgtgtgtgtgtgtgtgtgtgtgtgtgtgcgcgtgtgtgtgtgtgtgtg
This sequence is a window from Penaeus chinensis breed Huanghai No. 1 chromosome 10, ASM1920278v2, whole genome shotgun sequence. Protein-coding genes within it:
- the LOC125029795 gene encoding venom protein 302-like; translation: MRASLVLFAGVFLLAFLCGTEAHHCENCSAVSCPSTDDCIHGTQREHCNCCDVCLRVAGEKCDGPRHLDGFCIRPSKCRGNICS